The sequence TATACTGGTACTAACTGTACAACTGATATTAATGACTGTCCTCCTCAGGCTTGTATGAATGGTGGAAGTTGTATAGATGGTAATAACACCTTTACCTGTAACTGTACTAGTCCTTGGACTGGAGATGTTTGTGATGTTGATGGTATTGACAATTGTACTGGTATTGACTGTAATAATGGAAATTGTGTTGATCTGGTCAATGATTTTATGTGTCAGTGTGATCAAGGATATGAGGGTAGATATTGTGAGGTCAACATTGATGATTGTGTGAATGTGACATGTCTAAATGATGGATCATGTGTAGATGAAGTTAACAACTTTACTTGTCAATGTAGTCCAGGTTATGAGGGTAGACTGTGTACTAGTGAAACTAATgaatgtgatcctaatccttgtgagaACTTAGCAACATGTACTGATTTGGTTCTTGGCTACAATTGTACCTGTCGACAAGATTTTATTGGACAGAATTGCAGTGAAAGATTTAATAATTGTATACCTTTTCCATGTCAAAATAATGCAACTTGTGTAGATGGATTTGCCAGTTATACATGTAATTGTCCTGAAGGTATTACTGGTGATGATTGTGAAACAACAATAGACCAGTGTAATCCTGATAATCcatgtatgaataatggaacatgTACTACTCTAGTTCCTAATAACTACACATGTACTTGTCCAACTGGTTACACTTCTAGAGATTGTTCACAACTAACAGACTATTGCGATCAAGTGTtgtgtatgaataatggaacttgtataaACATGCCATTGATGGGTAATTACTCTTGTGTCTGTAGTGATGGGTTTACTGGACGTAATTGTGAAAGTGAAAATAGTAACTGTAGTCCTGATCCTTGTGTTAATGGAGACTGCATGGATCTGGTTAATGGCTTCATGTGTAATTGTAGTGCAGGATATACCGGAGATCTTTGTGATGAAAATATCAATGATTGCACTGGTAATCCTTGTGTTAATGGAAACTGTACCGATTTGGTTAATGGTTTTATGTGCGATTGTAGTGCAGGATATACCGGAGATCTTTGTGATGAAGATATCGATGATTGCACTGGTAGTCCTTGTGTTAATGGAAACTGTACTGATCTGGTTAATGGCTTTATATGTAATTGTAGTGCAGGATATACCGGAGATCTTTGTGATGAAGATATCAATGATTGCACTGGTAGTCCTTGTGTTAATGGAAACTGTACAGATCTGGTTAATGGCTTCATGTGCGATTGTAGTGCAGGATACACCGGAGATCTTTGTGATGAAGATATCGATGATTGTACTGGTAGTCCTTGTGTTAATGGAAACTGTACAGATCTGGTTAATGGCTTCATGTGCAATTGTAGTGCAGGATACACCGGAGATCTTTGTGATGAAGATATCGATGATTGCACTGGTAGTCCTTGTGTTAATGGAAACTGTACAGATCTGGTTAATGGCTTCATGTGCAATTGTAGTGCAGCATACACTGGAGATCTTTGTGATGAAGATACCGATGACTGTGTTGGTAGTCCTTGTGTTAATGGAAACTGTACAGATCTGGTTAATGGCTTCATGTGCGATTGTAGTGCAGGATACACCGGAGATCTTTGTGATGAAGATATCAATGATTGTGTTGGTAGTCCTTGTGTAAATGGAAACTGTACCGATCTGGTTAATGGCTTCATGTGCGATTGTAGTGCAGGATACACCGGAGATCTTTGTGATGAAGATATCAATGATTGTGTTGGTAGTCCTTGTGTTAATGGAAACTGTACAGATCTGGTTAATGGCTTCATGTGCGATTGTAGTGCAGGATACACTGGAGATCTTTGTGATGAAGATATCGATGACTGTGTTGGTAGTCCTTGTGTTAATGGAAACTGTACCGATCTGGTTAATGGCTTCATGTGCGATTGCAGTGCAGGATACACCGGAGATCTTTGTGATGAAGATATCAATGATTGTGTTGGTAGTCCTTGTGTAAATGGAAACTGTACCGATCTGGTTAATGGCTTCATGTGCGATTGTAGTGCAGGATATACCGGAGATCTTTGTGATGAAAATATCAATGATTGCACTGGTAGTCCTTGTGTTAATGGAAACTGTACCGATCTGGTTAATGGCTTTATATGCAATTGTAGTGCAGGATACACTGGAGATCTTTGTGATGAAGATATCAATGATTGTGTTGGTAGTCCTTGTGTAAATGGAAACTGTACAGATCTGGTTAATGGCTTCATGTGCGATTGTAGTGCAGGATACACCGGAGATCTTTGTGATGAAGATATCAATGATTGTGTTGGTAGTCCTTGTGTTAATGGAAACTGTACAGATCTGGTTAATGGCTTCATGTGCGATTGTAGTGCAGGATACACTGGAGATCTTTGTGATGAAGATATCGATGACTGTGTTGGTAGTCCTTGTGTTAATGGAAACTGTACAGATCTGGTTAATGGCTTCATGTGCGATTGCAGTGCAGGATACACCGGAGATCTTTGTGATGAAGATATCAATGATTGTGTTGGTAGTCCTTGTGTTAATGGAAACTGTACAGATCTGGTTAATGGCTTCATGTGCCATTGTAGTGCAGGATACACCGGAGATCTTTGTGATGAAGATATCAATGATTGCACTGGTAGTCCTTGTGTTAATGGAAACTGTACAGATCTGGTTAATGGCTTCATGTGCGATTGTAGTGCAGGATACACTGGAGATCTTTGTGATGAAGATATCAATGATTGTACTGGTAGTCCTTGTGTTAATGGAAACTGTACTGATCTGGTTAATGGCTTCATGTGTAATTGTAGTGCAGGATATACCGGAGATCTTTGTGATGAAAATATCAATGATTGCACTGGTAGTCCTTGTGTTAATGGAAACTGTACCGATCTGGTTAATGGCTTTATATGCAATTGTAGTGCAGGATACACCGGAGATCTTTGTGATGAAGATATCGATGATTGTGTTGGTAGTCCTTGTGTTAATGGAAACTGTACAGATCTGGTTAATGGCTTCATGTGTAATTGTAGTGCAGGATACACCGGAGATCTTTGTGATGAAGATATCAATGATTGCACTGGTAATCCTTGTGTTAATGGAAACTGTACCAATCTGGTTAATGGCTTTATGTGTGACTGTGATCCAGGGTTTACTGGACAACTGTGTGACATACCTCTAGGTGGTCATGACTGCTTGACTGATGAAGAGTGTAGCAGTGGATTATTTTGTCAAAAGAATTGCCCCACAGACACTTATGATGTACACAAATCTTTGTTATCATCAGAAGTTACTCTTACTGGAAATTCTTATGTATCAGTATCGCCAAGCCGGTATCCGACATTCACTGCAAACTTGGCAATTGTTACAAGACTATCACAAGTTGTTAACAATAATGGATACTTAATGTTCTATGGAACATCAGATAGACTGAGAAATCTTGCAGTATACCTACACAGCAACTCAACAGTGACCACCCTCACATTCTATTACACAGATAACACTGGAGATTTGAAATTTAGACGTATCAGATTTAGTCCATCACTTGCTAATGGTGATGAACACTGCATGGTAATAAATGTCAGTCCAACTCAGTTCACTGTGTACATTGATGGTACATTGGCTGGCTTCAGGGAGATTAGTTCTCCTAACTTTACATATGGGGTACGTAAGTCTTTATAATATACAAGCATTCAAGTTGTAAGAATTTCATAATTTTAGCACAAACAAATATTATTTGCAGGTTTTACAATTAATATCTAAAGTATAACTTTTAGGCACAGTGTGTATGTAGCTGTCATCataatgatgtcatcataatgatgtcatcataatgatgtcatcataatGATGTGTAAAATGTGCAAGGTAGTTTTGTGCAAAGCTGAAAAAGAAACTGAAAATTAGGTACAGGTACTATATcatctactgtaaaattaatggCCTTGTATATGGCAAAGTGCATATGCTACATTAGGTTGTGTTTAACAGGTTAGTGCTTCCACTCCTGCTCGTCTTCTGGTTGGTGGCAGAATACCAGGACTGTATCGCTTTTCTGGCACTATCAAGTCAATGGCAGTATTTGAAGGTCTCCTGATAGATGTACAAATTGATGTGTTGTGCTCCTCAGCTCTTGACACCTTGCGAGGAACCTGTACATCATTCCTGTCTGACTATGCCACCTGTCCACGTCCAGTAATGGAACCCTCAAGTCTTTGTGTATCCACCCTGAGCAGGTAATGGTATTTATAGACATTAATGTCATGAAAGTAACTGTTAGGCATTAatatcaactgcaaacaaagaacatttCTATATTCAATACCAAATAATTTGCAGTGTTGATAAATGGGTCAACTGAGTCAAAGCAATAACCGTGTAATGCAAATGTATGCAGTACTGTGaataattattttctgtgaaGTTTTAAGAATATCAATAAATTTGATCATAAAACCATACACAGTTTTCCAATTAATCAGCATATTAAACTGCAAAATATTTCCCATTGCAACAATATGCATAGCATTTGACAAAATTAAGTCTATGTCAAATATTtactacacgcacacactacatacacacacacactacacactcacacacacacacacactacacacacacgctacacacacacacactacacacacacacaacacactgtttgggtttgggTAACTTGCACTGGTGAATTCAACAGTGCATGCAAGTTATGcatgtttggtgaatgcatttaACAATTTGCATGCAGTAGCTAAGAGACAAACTTCCTTCAGTCTGATATTTTAGTCTCTCCAAATCTGACTTCATCATTTATGATACTCCCTAGGTACAACATTCATAATATGATGGCCCCAAAtccactatagtggctttggTTTTTAAAGAACAAATCTAATTTTATGTAAAATACGCACACACATGGGCTCCTATTAATCCAGGTATGGACCACCTATTCCTCTGGTTACCACTAACCTACTCACAGTAAATAGATCTACAATATCATATCATatccagagttgggggtaactagttacttttgtaactaagttacataactgattacttttaaagtaactagtaatataactagttacttgctttgtaactagtaacttgtaactaggagtaattgtttgaaaagtaactaagttacaatagtaactaagttacaatagttacattgtaattacaactaattgtgctttaaaagcaagaacacttcaaattttgtgcatatgtgctacagccacattaagtagacataTTCTGtttactgttctctatgattcagcttgagtgaCAGgcgtagcaataattaaaactgacctgaaatagccacagaattgttattttaagtgcacatatgtattgcatcccttaatgatgcatatctgagcaaaattcatgttacaaaagctaacaAGGCAtaatttttactgcaaaagtaactagtaactagagtacttagttaccttttgaaaagtaactgtaactgtaactaagttacatgggatgaaagtaacgtgtaactagtaactagttacttttctgaagtaactaccccaactctgatcATATCTTACTAACCCTTCTTTATGTTTTATATCGATTATGACAAGTAGTATCGTCATAATTATCATCTTAAAAATGGCCAAAAATTCTTTCCAATGCAGATTCACTTTACAGCTTGATCATGCTACAATGTTCAGAGAAATATAAGAAATTGGCCATTAACCGCAGAATAATGTGGTCCAAAACTGTAACTTTAACTGTTTACTCATAGGATATTCCATTTCCGAAATATATGCCATCGAAcgcatgtgtgttgtgtaagccactatagtggcattcGTGTTTTGTCATGGTCATGATGATGTTAATTAAGTCATTGACACTTATTTTTATGTTACTGAACATTatttaatattatgtaatgttaaATGTGTATAAAAATGCTGTAAACACATTATTAAATCAGTCTTTGTCAATGATAAGACTCGATAAGTGCTTTGACTCGCTGGCAAAGAGACTCTTCGCGACACTAACGGCTCCTTCAACGAGGCTTGGCGTCTCCTTCGTGACATGTTTAACAAAACACTTTTTATTAATGTTAGggccaaagggttaattaaAGAACAGAAGCTCTTGCTTATGTAAAGACTTACTTAAGTACAAATGATTGGCACCATGTAAGTTACCCAAAAATAAAATGATGGCttacacagtacaaatacagtacatattTTTGGCGAAAGCTATCATATTGTGATCAACAGTTATATAACAATTATAACATAATGTGTATGATATGCTGTCACACTAGGTGTAACCCACAGTCAGCCTGTT comes from Dysidea avara chromosome 4, odDysAvar1.4, whole genome shotgun sequence and encodes:
- the LOC136252837 gene encoding neurogenic locus notch homolog protein 1-like isoform X2, whose protein sequence is MSGVPPLLLTPPLIIHIIDPCDDCLLQDKDCEVHDPPDGGVDCVCPAGFTGANCDVLIGCDANPCMNDGDCMEVTDNFTCSCPPPLTGRLCETDPVDQCAPQPGPCVNGICGDFFNFYNCSCYDGYTGTNCTTDINDCPPQACMNGGSCIDGNNTFTCNCTSPWTGDVCDVDGIDNCTGIDCNNGNCVDLVNDFMCQCDQGYEGRYCEVNIDDCVNVTCLNDGSCVDEVNNFTCQCSPGYEGRLCTSETNECDPNPCENLATCTDLVLGYNCTCRQDFIGQNCSERFNNCIPFPCQNNATCVDGFASYTCNCPEGITGDDCETTIDQCNPDNPCMNNGTCTTLVPNNYTCTCPTGYTSRDCSQLTDYCDQVLCMNNGTCINMPLMGNYSCVCSDGFTGRNCESENSNCSPDPCVNGDCMDLVNGFMCNCSAGYTGDLCDENINDCTGNPCVNGNCTDLVNGFMCDCSAGYTGDLCDEDIDDCTGSPCVNGNCTDLVNGFICNCSAGYTGDLCDEDINDCTGSPCVNGNCTDLVNGFMCDCSAGYTGDLCDEDIDDCTGSPCVNGNCTDLVNGFMCNCSAGYTGDLCDEDIDDCTGSPCVNGNCTDLVNGFMCNCSAAYTGDLCDEDTDDCVGSPCVNGNCTDLVNGFMCDCSAGYTGDLCDEDINDCVGSPCVNGNCTDLVNGFMCDCSAGYTGDLCDEDINDCVGSPCVNGNCTDLVNGFMCDCSAGYTGDLCDEDIDDCVGSPCVNGNCTDLVNGFMCDCSAGYTGDLCDEDINDCVGSPCVNGNCTDLVNGFMCDCSAGYTGDLCDENINDCTGSPCVNGNCTDLVNGFICNCSAGYTGDLCDEDINDCVGSPCVNGNCTDLVNGFMCDCSAGYTGDLCDEDINDCVGSPCVNGNCTDLVNGFMCDCSAGYTGDLCDEDIDDCVGSPCVNGNCTDLVNGFMCDCSAGYTGDLCDEDINDCVGSPCVNGNCTDLVNGFMCHCSAGYTGDLCDEDINDCTGSPCVNGNCTDLVNGFMCDCSAGYTGDLCDEDINDCTGSPCVNGNCTDLVNGFMCNCSAGYTGDLCDENINDCTGSPCVNGNCTDLVNGFICNCSAGYTGDLCDEDIDDCVGSPCVNGNCTDLVNGFMCNCSAGYTGDLCDEDINDCTGNPCVNGNCTNLVNGFMCDCDPGFTGQLCDIPLGGHDCLTDEECSSGLFCQKNCPTDTYDVHKSLLSSEVTLTGNSYVSVSPSRYPTFTANLAIVTRLSQVVNNNGYLMFYGTSDRLRNLAVYLHSNSTVTTLTFYYTDNTGDLKFRRIRFSPSLANGDEHCMVINVSPTQFTVYIDGTLAGFREISSPNFTYGVSASTPARLLVGGRIPGLYRFSGTIKSMAVFEGLLIDVQIDVLCSSALDTLRGTCTSFLSDYATCPRPVMEPSSLCVSTLSRCNPQSACLPDINDEYQCQPVQDICETDDDCLSNQFCGVREYPAYPSNYYPRSDEQPVGAMTVLVSGDILFNGSVIIHKPADDHPDVMRDITIFAIVQQTSDNDGYVVAKGVNDQFRDFGLYLRSTKQQVWVPYRTVGGSRDIIIFDDVLLDNTTFQSIAVVVDSVYNRCILYINGAVERSKPLIGRPEFNPGYNMLYVGGRPGTRRFRFNGIIRYLVAQDTILSHDEISKMHNDMFGITTSTTIGMVNYCTNYSVSGQECRLGDNTDFRCGSRAACIPAVEQDVVLPTTGMTFALSDIIGHCNSYCDCPDVYQPVCGGDGQTYTNRCFAMCAGVEVLDDTGPCTMTYGDLYTEVFPTT
- the LOC136252837 gene encoding neurogenic locus notch homolog protein 1-like isoform X1, coding for MQLAKLTPVTRMNALLGLLVAVITLHYGVTTFTSCNYPTFFDSDSGQCVMTCPSGTYGVVNGDSGDPSLNNTRNCTAIPTGYFAILNATEYEFDVSVYSPPGTVVFEACIFLEDPGSIDLVDIARSGTQAAANYLINGEINHVVNEPTEIVPINITTNQPLMIRDDQFTLSVFIVRNMSGVPPLFLTPPLIIHIIDPCDDCLLQDKDCEVHDPPDGGVDCVCPAGFTGANCDVLIGCDANPCMNDGDCMEVTDNFTCSCPPPLTGRLCETDPVDQCAPQPGPCVNGICGDFFNFYNCSCYDGYTGTNCTTDINDCPPQACMNGGSCIDGNNTFTCNCTSPWTGDVCDVDGIDNCTGIDCNNGNCVDLVNDFMCQCDQGYEGRYCEVNIDDCVNVTCLNDGSCVDEVNNFTCQCSPGYEGRLCTSETNECDPNPCENLATCTDLVLGYNCTCRQDFIGQNCSERFNNCIPFPCQNNATCVDGFASYTCNCPEGITGDDCETTIDQCNPDNPCMNNGTCTTLVPNNYTCTCPTGYTSRDCSQLTDYCDQVLCMNNGTCINMPLMGNYSCVCSDGFTGRNCESENSNCSPDPCVNGDCMDLVNGFMCNCSAGYTGDLCDENINDCTGNPCVNGNCTDLVNGFMCDCSAGYTGDLCDEDIDDCTGSPCVNGNCTDLVNGFICNCSAGYTGDLCDEDINDCTGSPCVNGNCTDLVNGFMCDCSAGYTGDLCDEDIDDCTGSPCVNGNCTDLVNGFMCNCSAGYTGDLCDEDIDDCTGSPCVNGNCTDLVNGFMCNCSAAYTGDLCDEDTDDCVGSPCVNGNCTDLVNGFMCDCSAGYTGDLCDEDINDCVGSPCVNGNCTDLVNGFMCDCSAGYTGDLCDEDINDCVGSPCVNGNCTDLVNGFMCDCSAGYTGDLCDEDIDDCVGSPCVNGNCTDLVNGFMCDCSAGYTGDLCDEDINDCVGSPCVNGNCTDLVNGFMCDCSAGYTGDLCDENINDCTGSPCVNGNCTDLVNGFICNCSAGYTGDLCDEDINDCVGSPCVNGNCTDLVNGFMCDCSAGYTGDLCDEDINDCVGSPCVNGNCTDLVNGFMCDCSAGYTGDLCDEDIDDCVGSPCVNGNCTDLVNGFMCDCSAGYTGDLCDEDINDCVGSPCVNGNCTDLVNGFMCHCSAGYTGDLCDEDINDCTGSPCVNGNCTDLVNGFMCDCSAGYTGDLCDEDINDCTGSPCVNGNCTDLVNGFMCNCSAGYTGDLCDENINDCTGSPCVNGNCTDLVNGFICNCSAGYTGDLCDEDIDDCVGSPCVNGNCTDLVNGFMCNCSAGYTGDLCDEDINDCTGNPCVNGNCTNLVNGFMCDCDPGFTGQLCDIPLGGHDCLTDEECSSGLFCQKNCPTDTYDVHKSLLSSEVTLTGNSYVSVSPSRYPTFTANLAIVTRLSQVVNNNGYLMFYGTSDRLRNLAVYLHSNSTVTTLTFYYTDNTGDLKFRRIRFSPSLANGDEHCMVINVSPTQFTVYIDGTLAGFREISSPNFTYGVSASTPARLLVGGRIPGLYRFSGTIKSMAVFEGLLIDVQIDVLCSSALDTLRGTCTSFLSDYATCPRPVMEPSSLCVSTLSRCNPQSACLPDINDEYQCQPVQDICETDDDCLSNQFCGVREYPAYPSNYYPRSDEQPVGAMTVLVSGDILFNGSVIIHKPADDHPDVMRDITIFAIVQQTSDNDGYVVAKGVNDQFRDFGLYLRSTKQQVWVPYRTVGGSRDIIIFDDVLLDNTTFQSIAVVVDSVYNRCILYINGAVERSKPLIGRPEFNPGYNMLYVGGRPGTRRFRFNGIIRYLVAQDTILSHDEISKMHNDMFGITTSTTIGMVNYCTNYSVSGQECRLGDNTDFRCGSRAACIPAVEQDVVLPTTGMTFALSDIIGHCNSYCDCPDVYQPVCGGDGQTYTNRCFAMCAGVEVLDDTGPCTMTYGDLYTEVFPTT